One Mycobacterium sp. SMC-4 DNA window includes the following coding sequences:
- a CDS encoding division/cell wall cluster transcriptional repressor MraZ, giving the protein MFFGTYTPKLDDKGRLTLPAKFRDALAGGLMVTKSQDHSLAVYPRAEFEAMIAEINGRAKRGNPQARAYLRNLAASTDEQYPDAQGRITLSSEHRRYADLSKDCVVIGSIEFLEIWDAEAWRNYQELHEENFSAASDEALGDIF; this is encoded by the coding sequence ATGTTCTTCGGCACCTACACGCCCAAGCTCGACGACAAGGGGCGGCTCACGTTGCCCGCCAAGTTCCGCGACGCATTGGCAGGAGGGTTGATGGTCACCAAAAGTCAAGATCACAGCCTTGCTGTCTATCCGCGAGCGGAGTTCGAGGCGATGATCGCCGAGATCAATGGACGCGCCAAACGCGGCAATCCGCAGGCTCGGGCGTACCTGCGAAATCTGGCGGCCAGCACCGACGAGCAGTATCCGGACGCGCAGGGGCGGATCACTCTGTCCTCGGAACACCGGCGCTACGCCGACCTGAGCAAGGACTGCGTCGTCATCGGATCGATCGAGTTCCTCGAGATCTGGGACGCCGAGGCTTGGCGCAACTACCAGGAGCTACACGAAGAGAACTTCTCCGCGGCCAGCGATGAAGCACTCGGCGACATCTTTTGA
- the rsmH gene encoding 16S rRNA (cytosine(1402)-N(4))-methyltransferase RsmH yields MKHSATSFDLPTGRQVRAVWPLPEPTLTYFPDVRFVLSDRDHTAGAAPEPHGAAMVDHEPHIPVLLDRCVELLAPALMRRSGDGAGATLVDATLGAGGHAVRFLDQFPGLSLIGLDRDPEALNLARRRLEPFADRVTLVQTRYDGLVEAIAQSPSATAEVDAILFDLGVSSMQLDQVERGFSYATDAPLDMRMDRQSELTAAEILNSYGEKDIARILRNYGEERFAGRIASHIVRRRATAPLRTTSELVELLYAAIPAPARRTGGHPAKRTFQALRIAVNAELESLHRAIPAALDAIRPGGRIAVMAYQSLEDRIVKTAFAAATASRTPPGLPVELPGHQAQFVALTRGAERADADEINRNPRSAPVRLRAVEKVMGESR; encoded by the coding sequence ATGAAGCACTCGGCGACATCTTTTGATCTGCCCACTGGCCGGCAGGTCCGTGCAGTGTGGCCTCTGCCCGAACCGACCCTGACGTACTTCCCCGACGTCAGGTTCGTGCTCTCGGACAGGGACCACACTGCAGGGGCCGCCCCTGAACCCCACGGTGCTGCGATGGTCGATCACGAGCCACATATCCCGGTACTGCTCGACCGATGTGTTGAGCTGCTGGCCCCGGCGCTCATGCGGCGCAGCGGAGACGGCGCCGGCGCTACGCTCGTCGATGCGACGCTGGGCGCCGGCGGCCACGCGGTGCGCTTCCTCGACCAGTTCCCCGGTCTGTCACTGATCGGGCTGGACCGTGATCCGGAGGCGCTGAACCTCGCGCGCCGGCGACTGGAGCCGTTCGCCGACCGGGTCACCCTGGTGCAGACCCGTTACGACGGCCTCGTTGAGGCGATCGCGCAAAGCCCCTCGGCGACAGCGGAAGTGGACGCGATCCTGTTTGATCTCGGAGTGTCGTCGATGCAGCTCGACCAGGTCGAGCGGGGCTTCTCCTACGCCACCGACGCTCCGCTGGACATGCGGATGGACCGCCAGTCGGAGCTGACCGCAGCCGAGATCCTCAACAGCTACGGCGAGAAGGACATCGCCCGCATACTGCGCAACTACGGCGAGGAGCGGTTCGCCGGGCGCATCGCCTCCCACATTGTGCGACGCCGAGCTACGGCACCATTGCGCACCACCTCTGAGCTGGTCGAATTGCTCTATGCGGCGATCCCCGCGCCGGCCCGTCGCACTGGCGGCCACCCAGCCAAGCGCACCTTCCAGGCATTACGCATCGCCGTCAACGCCGAACTGGAGTCGCTGCACCGGGCCATCCCCGCTGCCCTCGACGCGATTCGGCCCGGCGGCCGGATCGCCGTGATGGCCTATCAGTCTCTGGAAGACCGAATCGTCAAAACCGCGTTCGCGGCGGCGACCGCCTCGCGCACACCGCCCGGGCTGCCGGTCGAACTGCCCGGCCACCAAGCACAATTCGTCGCACTGACCCGCGGCGCCGAACGCGCCGACGCTGACGAGATCAACCGAAATCCGAGAAGCGCTCCGGTCCGGCTGCGCGCGGTCGAGAAAGTTATGGGGGAGT
- a CDS encoding LppM family (lipo)protein — translation MLIRHRTSKRLLTLLLLLLLVAPSMTGCVRVRASITVSPDDRVSGQIVAAAMPRDDNDKGPQLVNNLPFAQKVAVSEYSRDDYVGSQAVFSDLTFGEVPQLAGMNRDAVGMDISLRRAGDLVILEGRADLTTLNDSEADVSLSVAFPGEVTSTNGDQISSQVVEWKLRPGVVSTMNAQARYTDPSARSFVGAAIWLGVASFLVAGVIGALAYTNRDRSPRPGDRQDTAQQP, via the coding sequence GTGCTGATCCGTCACCGGACCTCCAAGCGTCTCCTGACGCTGCTGTTGTTGCTGTTGCTGGTGGCCCCGTCGATGACCGGGTGTGTTCGGGTGCGGGCGTCGATCACGGTGTCCCCCGACGACCGGGTGTCGGGCCAGATCGTCGCCGCAGCGATGCCGCGTGACGACAACGACAAGGGCCCCCAGCTGGTCAACAACCTGCCGTTCGCCCAGAAGGTCGCGGTGTCGGAGTACAGCCGCGATGACTACGTGGGCTCTCAGGCGGTGTTCTCCGACCTCACCTTCGGCGAAGTTCCGCAGTTGGCCGGGATGAACCGCGACGCCGTCGGGATGGACATCTCGCTGCGCCGCGCCGGCGACCTGGTGATTCTGGAAGGTCGCGCCGACCTGACCACGCTCAACGATTCCGAAGCCGACGTCTCGTTGTCGGTCGCGTTCCCCGGGGAAGTCACGTCCACCAACGGCGACCAGATTTCGTCGCAGGTGGTCGAGTGGAAACTGCGTCCGGGTGTCGTGAGCACGATGAACGCCCAGGCGCGTTACACCGATCCCAGCGCGCGGTCCTTCGTCGGCGCCGCGATCTGGTTGGGGGTCGCCTCGTTTCTGGTCGCAGGAGTGATCGGGGCGCTGGCCTACACCAACCGGGACCGTTCCCCCCGCCCCGGGGATCGGCAGGACACCGCGCAACAACCCTGA
- a CDS encoding DUF3040 domain-containing protein — MPLSDHEQRMLDQIESALYAEDPKFASSVRGGNLRAPSARRRFQGAALFILGLAMLVSGVVINATWIGGFPILSVVGFIVMFGGVVFAITGPRVAAGRDNVPDDLSAARQKRAKGNGGSFTSRMEDRFRRRFEQ; from the coding sequence ATGCCACTCTCCGATCATGAGCAGCGCATGCTCGACCAGATCGAGAGCGCGCTGTATGCCGAGGATCCCAAGTTCGCGTCCAGCGTCCGTGGGGGCAACCTGCGTGCTCCGTCGGCTCGGCGCCGCTTCCAAGGTGCTGCGCTGTTCATCCTCGGCTTGGCCATGCTGGTGTCGGGTGTGGTGATCAACGCGACCTGGATCGGGGGCTTCCCGATCCTGTCTGTGGTGGGCTTCATCGTCATGTTCGGCGGTGTGGTGTTCGCCATCACCGGGCCGCGGGTGGCCGCGGGCCGCGACAATGTGCCCGACGATCTTTCCGCAGCGCGTCAGAAGCGCGCCAAGGGTAACGGCGGTTCGTTCACCAGTCGCATGGAGGATCGCTTCCGTCGGCGTTTCGAGCAGTAG
- a CDS encoding N-acetyltransferase: MATHLIELSPSDMKRRLGDALAIYVDAMRYPRGTEDQRASMWLEHARRQGWKAVAAVDLAPPAEPAGLAPPAEPADLAPPAEPADLAPPADAPMLGIAYGYCGAPDQWWQQQVSAGLRRSGADAARISELMSSYFELTELHIHPRAQGRGLGEGLIRRLLDNRSERNVLLSTPEVNGEANRAWRLYRRLGFTDVIRDYHFAGDPRAFAILGRALPLVKPPPGRPT; this comes from the coding sequence TTGGCGACGCACCTGATCGAGTTGTCGCCCAGCGATATGAAGCGCCGGCTCGGCGACGCGCTGGCAATCTACGTCGACGCCATGCGCTACCCCCGTGGGACCGAGGACCAACGTGCCTCGATGTGGCTCGAACATGCCCGTCGACAGGGGTGGAAGGCGGTAGCTGCGGTCGATCTGGCACCGCCGGCCGAGCCGGCAGGTCTGGCACCGCCGGCCGAGCCGGCAGATCTGGCACCGCCGGCCGAGCCGGCAGACCTGGCACCGCCGGCCGATGCACCGATGCTGGGCATCGCTTACGGCTATTGCGGCGCGCCCGACCAATGGTGGCAACAGCAGGTCAGTGCCGGTCTACGCCGCAGCGGGGCCGACGCCGCGCGGATCTCGGAGTTGATGAGCAGCTACTTCGAGCTGACCGAACTGCACATCCATCCACGTGCGCAGGGCCGCGGCCTCGGCGAAGGCCTGATCCGCCGGCTGCTCGACAACCGCAGTGAGCGCAATGTGCTGCTCTCCACACCCGAGGTCAACGGCGAGGCCAACCGCGCGTGGCGGCTGTATCGCCGACTGGGTTTCACCGACGTGATCCGTGACTACCACTTTGCCGGGGATCCCCGCGCGTTCGCCATCCTCGGACGGGCACTGCCTTTGGTGAAACCCCCGCCCGGACGGCCGACTTGA
- the idsA2 gene encoding bifunctional (2E,6E)-farnesyl/geranyl diphosphate synthase translates to MDAAAPSAVELAAAVTGQLRDYLRERRRDAAYIGADYAVLTEALEEFVLRGGKRLRPAFAYWGWRAVAGTEPGPDILRLFSALELLHACALVHDDVIDASATRRGLPTVHRIFAERHSDKDWHGSAEQFGLSAAILLGDLSLVWADDIVATAVAGTEAHARVQRVWSAIRTEVLGGQYLDIVSEASGAETVASAVTVNIYKTASYTITRPLQLGAAAAADRPEVLEAFHELGTSLGVAFQLRDDVLGVFGDPQVTGKPSGDDLRSGKRTVLLAEAVELAEKNDPDAAELLRTCIGTELTESQVVEVRAAIESVGALAAVEGRIDRLTRRAIGVLDSVPIDAHARVGLTELARLAANRSA, encoded by the coding sequence GTGGATGCAGCGGCACCATCGGCCGTCGAACTGGCCGCGGCCGTCACCGGACAGCTGCGGGACTACCTGCGCGAGCGTCGCCGCGACGCCGCGTACATCGGTGCCGACTACGCGGTGCTCACCGAGGCACTCGAGGAGTTCGTGCTCCGCGGCGGCAAACGGTTGCGCCCGGCTTTCGCCTACTGGGGATGGCGCGCGGTCGCCGGCACCGAACCCGGACCCGACATCCTGCGATTGTTCTCCGCGCTGGAACTTCTGCATGCGTGCGCTCTGGTCCACGACGACGTGATCGACGCGTCGGCGACACGACGCGGACTGCCGACCGTGCATCGGATTTTCGCCGAGCGGCACAGCGACAAGGACTGGCACGGCTCCGCCGAACAATTCGGGCTCTCGGCAGCGATCCTGCTCGGTGACCTGTCGCTGGTGTGGGCCGACGACATCGTCGCCACCGCCGTGGCCGGGACCGAAGCCCACGCGCGCGTACAACGAGTGTGGTCAGCGATCCGCACCGAGGTTCTCGGCGGTCAATACCTGGACATCGTGTCCGAAGCCAGCGGCGCCGAGACGGTCGCGTCGGCCGTCACCGTGAACATCTACAAGACGGCCTCCTACACGATCACCCGGCCGCTGCAACTCGGTGCGGCTGCCGCGGCCGACCGGCCCGAGGTGCTCGAAGCGTTCCACGAACTGGGCACCAGCCTCGGCGTGGCCTTCCAACTGCGCGACGACGTGCTCGGGGTTTTCGGAGATCCCCAGGTCACCGGGAAGCCCTCCGGGGACGACCTGCGCTCCGGCAAGCGCACGGTGCTGCTGGCCGAGGCTGTCGAGCTCGCCGAGAAGAACGATCCGGACGCTGCTGAACTGCTGCGCACCTGCATCGGCACCGAGCTGACCGAATCGCAGGTCGTCGAGGTTCGCGCGGCGATCGAGTCGGTAGGTGCGCTGGCCGCGGTGGAAGGCCGGATCGATCGGTTGACCCGTAGAGCCATCGGTGTTCTCGACTCCGTACCGATCGACGCGCACGCTCGGGTCGGTCTGACCGAACTCGCCAGATTGGCCGCCAACCGGTCCGCGTAG